Proteins encoded together in one Prunus dulcis chromosome 3, ALMONDv2, whole genome shotgun sequence window:
- the LOC117620542 gene encoding ribosomal L1 domain-containing protein 1-like, producing MATTTPAPTASTTKPTKVITKTVRKAVNALLKWRNSKLQTEKPDLLESDEFAYLVLTLKKIPPKARINAYKVPLPNRLHSQLSELCLIYDDGPKSNLTKDFIQKKIKAENIPISKILKLSKLKTDYVPFEAKRKLLYSYDMFLADRRIVPLLPKYLGKQFFKKKKIPVPVDLEHKNWKEQVDKACGSALLFLSTGTCSVVRVAKVSMSVDEIVENVLAAINGIVEIVPKKWRDVRSFHLKFLESLALPVYQAVPDLTLKIEGAKSDEEVKKVVKSESKSLKSEKVSKKKGRIHEVRYMDSNAGEVLDDDEVVADGDIGEGKQTENEEPGNGELGKKKRKKEKVVGESKGDKRLKKSAKVKDDAELNGEKGEFNNEKQLKKSAKVKDGDDEVPVEKQLKKLAKMVDEDDATVKHKKDGLSSKGKKQDVTKMKADDLPVKGEESVGKKEKRKSEHEKLKSGEAKPKMAKRSKKAIE from the coding sequence ATGGCTACGACCACTCCGGCTCCTACAGCTTCCACAACCAAACCCACCAAAGTCATCACCAAGACGGTGCGGAAAGCTGTAAATGCCCTCCTCAAATGGCGAAACTCCAAGTTGCAGACCGAGAAACCGGATCTCTTAGAATCCGACGAGTTCGCCTATCTCGTTCTCACCCTCAAGAAAATCCCACCAAAGGCTCGCATAAACGCCTACAAAGTCCCTCTCCCAAATCGTCTCCATTCTCAGCTCTCCGAGCTCTGCTTGATATACGACGATGGACCCAAGTCCAATCTCACCAAGGATTTCatccaaaagaaaatcaaggcCGAGAACATACCCATCTCGAAAATTTTGAAGCTTTCGAAGCTCAAGACTGATTACGTGCCCTTTGAAGCCAAGAGGAAGCTGTTGTATTCTTATGATATGTTTTTGGCTGATAGGCGGATTGTGCCTTTGCTTCCGAAGTATTTGGGGAAGCAGttttttaagaagaagaagattccGGTTCCTGTGGACTTGGAGCACAAGAATTGGAAAGAGCAGGTTGACAAGGCATGTGGGTCGGCCTTGTTGTTCTTGAGTACCGGGACGTGCAGCGTGGTCAGGGTAGCGAAGGTGTCGATGAGCGTTGATGAGATTGTGGAGAATGTGCTTGCGGCGATTAATGGGATTGTGGAGATTGTGCCTAAGAAGTGGAGGGATGTGAGGTCATTTCACTTGAAGTTTCTGGAGTCGCTTGCATTGCCGGTTTACCAGGCCGTGCCCGATTTGACATTGAAGATTGAGGGAGCTAAGAGTGATGAGGAAGTGAAAAAGGTTGTTAAGTCTGAGAGTAAGAGTTTGAAGAGTGAGAAAGTGAGTAAGAAGAAGGGTAGAATTCATGAAGTGAGGTATATGGATAGCAATGCTGGTGAGGtgcttgatgatgatgaagtgGTTGCTGATGGGGATATTGGAGAAGGTAAGCAAACTGAGAATGAAGAACCGGGTAATGGTGAattggggaagaagaagaggaagaaggaaaaggtTGTTGGTGAGTCTAAGGGTGACAAAAGGTTGAAGAAATCAGCTAAGGTGAAAGATGATGCTGAATTAAATGGGGAAAAGGGTGAGTTTAACAATGAGAAACAGTTGAAAAAGTCGGCTAAGGTGAAAGATGGAGATGATGAGGTTCCTGTTGAGAAACAGTTGAAAAAGTTGGCTAAGATGGTAGATGAAGATGATGCCACTGTCAAGCATAAGAAAGATGGGTTGTCTTCGAAGGGGAAGAAACAAGATGTTACAAAGATGAAAGCAGATGATTTGCCAGTCAAGGGCGAAGAGTCTGTTggaaagaaggagaagaggaagagtgAACATGAGAAGTTGAAGAGCGGAGAAGCAAAGCCGAAGATGGCTAAGAGAAGTAAGAAAGCAATAGAGTAA
- the LOC117623607 gene encoding histone H3.v1: MADSSNGKLEETLKVQPDDEVKVVESVTDIAIDDYSAAGKKTHDGDDSSSSSSSSDEETEAGEKSAKVADSGEVEETKEVSVVVVETVESLSNHLDQGVVDDLEAVKEEEEKVLASVDGTNESSPAITDLVSEQIEEKTLTYLDESNGVSLAETDLVSKEVEEPALPSLSEHDEPAPVITDVEEKSEVVDVVSKRIEETIGESSSENVVDGSSKPSPDQVPPPLESADAGEEYGKPVIPESTGNPSIVSVTGRPLQPTSWKSCCGLFEVLHRSNR, translated from the exons ATGGCGGATTCTTCAAACGGGAAATTAGAGGAGACACTGAAAGTTCAACCAGATGATGAAGTTAAGGTGGTTGAATCTGTGACGGACATAGCTATTGATGATTATTCTGCGGCTGGAAAGAAAACCCATGACGGTGATGATTCGAGTTCGAGTAGTAGCAGTTCAGATGAAGAGACAGAAGCTGGTGAGAAGAGTGCTAAAGTGGCGGATTCAGGGGAAGTGGAGGAGACGAAAGAAGTTTCCGTAGTGGTTGTTGAGACTGTTGAATCTCTGTCCAACCATTTGGATCAAGGTGTTGTTGATGATTTGGAAGCTgtgaaggaagaagaggagaaagtTTTGGCATCTGTCGATGGGACCAATGAATCTTCTCCGGCCATAACAGATTTGGTGTCAGAGCAGATTGAGGAAAAAACATTGACATATTTGGATGAGAGCAATGGGGTTTCTCTAGCTGAAACAGATTTGGTGTCCAAGGAGGTTGAGGAACCAGCATTGCCTTCTTTGAGTGAGCATGATGAGCCTGCTCCAGTCATAACAGATGTTGAAGAAAAGAGTGAGGTTGTAGATGTGGTGTCAAAGAGAATTGAAGAGACAATTGGAGAGTCATCTAGTGAGAATGTTGTTGATGGATCCTCGAAGCCGTCGCCTGATCAGGTTCCTCCTCCACTTGAATCAGCTGATGCTGGAGAAGAGTATGGGAAGCCTGTGATTCCTGAAAGCACCGGAAATCCG TCTATTGTATCTGTCACTGGACGCCCCCTGCAACCAACTTCATGGAAGAGTTGCTGTGGACTTTTCGAAGTTCTGCATCGATCCAATCGATAA
- the LOC117623432 gene encoding peroxisomal and mitochondrial division factor 2-like — MADEKTVEIVDDTEAFYDADQTAEMGRKIEGLEREKLQLERENKESNEKIKELTTEIEKLKRGEKDTKEKLREMELEIERNDEGKNVLESVANRAMELETEVSRLQQDLISAMAEVEEANSEVAELKRVLGEKGAKIDRLEKELESLKKAKAESEKWVRELERKIGVLEVKETEEKSKRIRVEEEMRERLDEKENELSLFKKKIEELESVITKNVVELGKKMKETLDVEAALRESEDKCRAVELKMGQLQKDVVEANKVINGLRERTVGAINGTVDEMKEILEGGETGPKGLSLPVVAGSTGAIVAVAAAAVYVLYLRPR; from the coding sequence ATGGCAGACGAGAAGACGGTTGAAATCGTCGACGATACTGAGGCCTTCTACGATGCCGATCAGACGGCGGAAATGGGCCGGAAGATCGAGGGTTTGGAGCGGGAGAAGCTGCAGTTGGAGCGCGAGAACAAAGAAAGCAATGAGAAAATCAAGGAACTGACGACGGAGATCGAGAAGTTGAAGAGAGGCGAGAAGGACACGAAGGAGAAGCTCCGGGAGATGGAGTTGGAGATCGAACGGAACGACGAGGGAAAAAATGTTCTGGAATCGGTTGCGAATAGAGCGATGGAGCTTGAGACTGAGGTATCGAGGCTCCAACAAGACCTGATCTCGGCGATGGCCGAAGTGGAGGAGGCGAATAGCGAAGTTGCGGAGCTGAAGCGTGTTTTGGGAGAGAAAGGAGCGAAAATTGATAGATTGGAGAAAGAGCTTGAGAGCCTGAAGAAGGCCAAAGCTGAGAGCGAGAAGTGGGTTAGGGAATTGGAGAGGAAGATTGGGGTTTTGGAAGTGAAGGAAACTGAGGAGAAGAGCAAGAGAATTAGGGTTGAGGAGGAGATGAGGGAGAGACTTGATGAGAAAGAGAATGAGCTTAGTTTgttcaagaagaaaattgaggAATTGGAGTCGGTGATCACCAAGAACGTTGTTGAATTggggaagaaaatgaaggagacTCTCGATGTCGAGGCGGCATTGAGGGAATCGGAGGACAAGTGCAGAGCCGTGGAACTGAAGATGGGACAATTGCAGAAGGATGTGGTGGAGGCTAACAAGGTTATTAATGGATTGAGGGAGAGGACTGTTGGGGCCATTAATGGGACTGTGGATGAAATGAAGGAGATTTTGGAAGGAGGAGAGACGGGTCCAAAGGGATTGAGCTTGCCAGTTGTTGCAGGGTCTACTGGAGCCATTGTTGCCGTGGCAGCTGCTGCCGTCTATGTGTTGTATCTAAGGCCTAGGTGA
- the LOC117622578 gene encoding transcription factor PAR1-like, which yields MEEAQTQTQVSKSTFKRKQRKTQQKSHMGNAVHESLSSFNQLRAESAQRRARKQRREECMKTNQPSDVKNGGEEDGDKEVEKKIEALQRIVPGGESLGVDKLFEETAGYIMALQGQLKAMKALASFVEGLEKEKRKFGG from the coding sequence ATGGAGGAAGCTCAAACTCAAACCCAAGTTTCCAAATCTACATTCaagagaaagcaaagaaaaaccCAGCAAAAATCTCACATGGGTAATGCAGTGCATGAATCTTTATCCAGCTTTAACCAACTGAGAGCAGAGTCTGCTCAACGAAGAGCCCGAAAACAGAGAAGGGAAGAGTGCATGAAGACTAATCAGCCCAGTGATGTAAAGAATGGTGGTGAAGAAGATGGTGACAAGGaggtggagaagaagattgagGCATTGCAGCGGATTGTGCCAGGTGGGGAGTCACTTGGAGTTGACAAGCTGTTTGAAGAGACTGCTGGGTACATAATGGCCTTGCAGGGTCAGCTCAAAGCCATGAAAGCTCTTGCAAGCTTTGTTGAAGGcttggagaaggagaagaggaagtttggaggttga
- the LOC117621085 gene encoding mitogen-activated protein kinase 20, whose protein sequence is MQQDHLKKNQTEMDFFSDYGDANRYKIQEVIGKGSYGVVCSAIDTHTGEKVAIKKIHDIFEHISDAARILREIKLLRLLRHPDIVEIKHIMLPPSRRDFKDIYVVFELMESDLHQVIKANDDLTREHYQFFLYQLLRALKYIHTANVYHRDLKPKNILANANCKLKICDFGLARVAFNDTPTTIFWTDYVATRWYRAPELCGSFFSKYTPAIDIWSIGCIFAEVLTGKPLFPGKNVVHQLDLMTDLLGTPSLDTISRVRNEKARRYLTSMRKKQPVSLAQKFLNADPLALRLLERLLAFDPKDRPTAEEALADPYFKGLSRIEREPSCQPITKMEFEFERRRVTKEDIRELIFREILEYHPQLLKDYINGTERTNFLYPSAVDQFRKQFAHLEENGGKSGPVIPLERKHVSLPRSTIVHSNTVPPKEQQNYAFLKDQKNAEEAYKNSRDNEGIHVNLSRTMQTPQRISLAKPGRVVGPVAQYENGNMMKDTYDRRTLVRSSVLPPQAVPHAYCYRKPGAGNQERSVVEVERDMSSQAKQAAQCGMAANVAPDVAISIDSNPFFMTRVGVSKVEHDDRIAVDTNYLQTKAPYGGIGAAAATAAAHRKVGTVQFGMQRMY, encoded by the exons ATGCAGCAGGATCACTTGAAGAAG AATCAAACTGAGATGGACTTCTTCTCTGATTATGGTGATGCCAATCGATACAAAATTCAGGAAGTTATTGGAAAAGGAAGCTATGGTGTTGTTTGCTCAGCAATAGACACACATACGGGTGAAAAAGtggcaataaaaaaaatacatgacaTTTTTGAGCATATATCTGATGCCGCTCGTATTCTTCGTGAGATAAAGCTTCTCAGACTACTACGACATCCCGACATTGTTGAAATTAAACACATTATGCTACCGCCTTCTAGAAGAGACTTTAAAGATATCTATGTTGTTTTTGAGCTCATGGAGTCAGATCTTCATCAAGTTATCAAAGCCAATGATGACCTGACACGTGAGCACTATCAGTTCTTTCTTTACCAGCTGCTTCGTGCATTGAAGTATATTCACACCG CAAATGTCTACCATCGAGATTTAAAACCGAAGAACATATTGGCAAATGCAAATTGTAAACTAAAAATCTGTGATTTTGGGTTAGCAAGAGTTGCATTCAATGATACACCCACGACAATATTTTGGACG GACTATGTTGCAACTAGATGGTATAGAGCTCCAGAACTTTGCGGATCCTTTTTCTCTAAG TATACACCTGCGATTGATATATGGAGTATAGGCTGCATCTTCGCTGAGGTATTAACAGGGAAGCCACTTTTTCCTGGAAAGAATGTTGTTCACCAGCTGGATTTGATGACTGATCTGCTTGGGACACCATCATTAGATACCATATCTCGG GTTCGAAATGAAAAGGCAAGGAGATACTTAACTAGTATGAGGAAAAAGCAACCTGTGTCATTAGCACAAAAATTTCTGAATGCTGATCCTTTAGCACTACGACTTTTGGAAAGATTGCTTGCCTTCGATCCAAAGGACCGACCAACTGCCGAAGAG GCACTTGCTGATCCTTACTTTAAAGGATTGTcaagaattgagagagaaccTTCGTGCCAGCCAATTACAAAGATggagtttgaatttgaaaggCGAAGGGTCACAAAGGAGGACATACGGGAGCTAATTTTTCGGGAGATATTGGAGTACCATCCTCAATTGCTAAAAGACTACATAAACGGAACTGAGAGAACTAATTTCCTCTATCCAAG TGCTGTTGATCAATTCAGAAAGCAGTTTGCACATCTTGAGGAAAATGGTGGTAAAAGTGGTCCGGTTATTCCACTTGAACGAAAGCATGTGTCTCTTCCGAG GTCCACGATTGTACATTCAAATACGGTCCCTCCCAAAGAGCAACAAAATTATGCATTCTTGAAAGATCAGAAAAATGCTGAAGAGGCATACAAGAATTCAAGGGACAATGAAGGAATTCATGTAAATCTATCAAGAACCATGCAAACACCACAAAGAATTTCTTTGG CCAAACCAGGAAGAGTTGTTGGACCTGTTGCACAATATGAGAATGGAAACATGATGAAAGATACCTATGATCGAAGGACACTAGTTAGAAGTTCAGTACTTCCTCCTCAGGCTGTCCCTCATGCTTATTGTTATCGCAAACCCGGTGCTGGAAATCAAGAAAGGTCTGTAGTGGAAGTCGAGAGGGACATGTCTTCACAAGCCAAGCAAGCTGCACAGTGTGGCATGGCAGCGAATGTAGCACCGGATGTAGCTATTAGCATCGACTCCAACCCATTTTTTATGACTCGGGTGGGAGTCAGTAAGGTGGAACATGATGACAGAATTGCTGTTGACACAAACTACTTGCAGACGAAGGCCCCATATGGTGGGATTGGCGCTGCGGCTGCCACTGCGGCAGCCCACCGCAAGGTTGGAACTGTTCAATTCGGCATGCAAAGGATGTATTAG